In Candidatus Binatia bacterium, the genomic stretch TTGTCCACGCTGGCCGGTTCTATGCGTGGTTCGTGTAACGAGGCTGCAAAGTTCGCTCTATGCTACGGCCCGATGGAATTGCTAGCCCTACTCCGGCAAGGGCGTTTACATTCGAGCTTTCACCTCCTGGGTCACCCCTTAAGGGGGTGTCGAGTATCACTACGCGGGCAAACAACCAATTCCCGCGACCGGACTTTCACCGGCTAGACAAGTAACCGTATAGGCTGCATACGAAGAACACGAAGGAAAGAGTGAATCTTGCCGCAAAGAACGCAAAATAGGAAAAAAGACTTCTTCGTGACCTTCGTGCGCTTCGTGGTGAGAAAGTATTTTGTGACATTCGCCCGTGCTTGAGCGCCGGGAGCTATACCAACCATTGGTAGGACGGGAAATTTTAAATGCGCGACAGCGACGTCGATCTCTATACCTTTGAGCGCCTGCGCGACGAATTCGGACCCTTCGCCGCAGGCGAAGCAGCCGATGGGCTGGGCCGGGCTGAGAGAGAGCTGATCGGGGTTCGCTATCGGGAGATGCTCGGGGAACTCACCAAGATCGTCGGCTACCAGTGGAAGGAACACGTCGAGCGGAGCGCGCTGAAAGGTTTCCTGTTTCATGGCGGCGTAGGGGTCGGCAAGACGGCGATGGCCAAGCGGATGACCTACGAGTTGTGTCGCAAATTCGGCGACAACGGCATGGCCGATCGCCGCAAAGATGAGGTCGTGATGGTCCTGGTCGATGGTGGGGACATCGCGCGCGGAAGATACGGCGACACCGAAGAGCAGCTCCGCGAAATTTTCAAGTACGCGCGCGATGGGCAAAGCGGCGCGCATCATCGACACGACGACCCCAAGCATCGAACGGTCATTTTGTTCGACGACGTCGAATCGCTGTTCTTGAACCGTAGCGCTTCCGGCGCGAAAGAATGGCACTTTAGCCAGAACTCGATCTTCTTCCATAGCATCGACGATCTCGATACCGCGCATACCGCCGTCGTCCTGACAACGAACCGGATCGACCTGCTCGATGAAGCCATCGTGGACCGTTTCCTGAGCTATGAGTTCGAGGTGCCGCCTGTTTCAGTTCTGGAGCAGGTCGCACGCGACAAGGGCGCGCTGCAGGGCCTCCAGGAGAGCGCGCTGCAGCCCATACTGGACGTCGTACGCACCGCCGGAGCGATAAAAAGCATTCGCGAAATTGAGCGCATGGTGATGCGGGCCTATGTCGACAAGCTGTTGAAAGCCCCTTGAATGGCCCGGCCAAGCGCGGTTTGCGTTGCGGCCGAGGCGACGAGAAAAACTTGGATTACCGATTCAAAAAAAGATCACTCGCGCGAAGGCGCAAAGTACGCCAAGGTTTCTCAAATCCCCCTCTTTCCCCCTTTGTCAAAGGGGGATGAAAGGGGGATTTCTTTGCGCTCTTGGCGTCTTGGCGCGATAAACTTTGTTCAAGCGGTTCTGTTGATTCCGACTGAATTAAAAGAGGAGGCTTGATCCCAATGAAGTACAGCAGCGACGAACGAATTGACACGTACGACGCCTGGCAGCAGTCGCAGAAGATTCCGGTCAACCGGGGTTTTTTTATCGAGGATCTACGCAAAGTGGAGGTTGCGCCCTGGGATCTCAAAGGGGGTTTGGGGGCGTTTATCAACCTCGACGGCACTGGCGGGACCAATGACGGCTACGTGTGCGAAATCCCCCCAGGATCAAAGTTGAAACCTCAAAAACATCTCTACGAAGAGATGGTCTATATTCTCGACGGCCACGGTGCGACCACCGTATGGCAGAAAACCGGCAGGAAGCACACCTTCGAGTGGCACCCCGGAAGCCTGTTCGCGATTCCCTTAAACGCCTACTACCAACACTTCAACGGCCAGGGGAGCGCTCCCGTAAGGTACTTTGCCGTCACCAACGCGCCTTTCATCATGAACCTCTATCACAACCTCGATTTCATTTTCGACAACGACTTCACCTTCGCCGACCGCTTTCCGCCCGAAGAGGAAGACTATTTCAGCGGCAACGGCCAGGTCTGGGGACTCAAGATGTCGGTCAACTTCGTGCCCAACACACGGGACATGCCGCTCCAGGTATGGAACGAGCGCGGCGCCGGCGGCAGGCACGTCAACTTCGACCTTGCCGGCAACGTCATGGGCTCGCACATCTCGGAATTCCCCGTTGGTCGTTATAAGAAAGCTCATCGCCATGGCCCTGGAGCGCACGTCACGATTCTCAGCGGTCAAGGCTATTCCCTGCTCTGGTCGGAAAGCGGAGAGACGATCCGAGTGGACTGGAAACCCGGCAGCGTGGTGGTCCCGCCCAACCAGTGGTTTCACCAGCACTTCAACTCCGGCGGCGCTCCCGCTCGCTACCTGGCGCTGCGCTGGAATAGCTGGCGCTACAACCTTGCCGCCCTCGGTGAGGACAGACCGGTTGAGGTAAGCGTCAAAGACGGCGGCACGCAGATCGAGTACGAAGACGAGGATCCGAAGATTCACGAGATCTTCGAGTCCTGTCTCAACAAAGTCGGCGCTCCTTGCCGCATGGGCTCTATGGTTTCCTGGTGCACGCAAAAAGGAGTGGAATAAGTCCGCACCGGCGTCCGGTCTGAGATGCTGCGGATCCGGGAAAGTGAATGCCATGACGGAGCGCAACGCGGGTTTCGCGATCTGGATCGTGGGCCTCGCGAGCGCGGGGAAAAGCACACTGGCCCTTCTGCTCGAAGAGCGGCTCAGCCGCGAAGGCTATCCGGCGGTCGTGTTGGAGCCTTCGAGTGGGAAAGAGCTTTGGACCCGAATGCTCAAGGAGCTGGGCTTCGGGAGAGAAGGCAAAAATCAAATCACTCGCCGGCTGAGTTACATGGCCAAGCTTATTACTCGAGTCGGCGGGATAGCCATCGTGCCCTGGATCTCGCCCGAACAATGGACCCGAGAGGAGGCGCGAAAGGAGATCGGCCGCTTCGTCGAAGTTTTTGTTGATTGTCCGATCGAGCTCTGCGCTCAGCGCGACGACCGCGGCTTCTACGCTGCGGCCAGGGAGCGGGTCACTGACCTTGCGGGAGTCCACGAACCGTTTGAGCCGCCGCTCAATCCGGAGGTGACGCTCCACTCGGACAGGCAAACTCTGGAGGAAGAGGTAGCTGTGGTGATGGGGCGGCTGAAAAGCTTGGGGTACCTCCCTTAACTCCTCTCAGCGTTGGGGAAAAAACGGGGACAGCC encodes the following:
- a CDS encoding ATP-binding protein, yielding MRDSDVDLYTFERLRDEFGPFAAGEAADGLGRAERELIGVRYREMLGELTKIVGYQWKEHVERSALKGFLFHGGVGVGKTAMAKRMTYELCRKFGDNGMADRRKDEVVMVLVDGGDIARGRYGDTEEQLREIFKYARDGQSGAHHRHDDPKHRTVILFDDVESLFLNRSASGAKEWHFSQNSIFFHSIDDLDTAHTAVVLTTNRIDLLDEAIVDRFLSYEFEVPPVSVLEQVARDKGALQGLQESALQPILDVVRTAGAIKSIREIERMVMRAYVDKLLKAP
- a CDS encoding ethanolamine ammonia lyase-activating protein, giving the protein MKYSSDERIDTYDAWQQSQKIPVNRGFFIEDLRKVEVAPWDLKGGLGAFINLDGTGGTNDGYVCEIPPGSKLKPQKHLYEEMVYILDGHGATTVWQKTGRKHTFEWHPGSLFAIPLNAYYQHFNGQGSAPVRYFAVTNAPFIMNLYHNLDFIFDNDFTFADRFPPEEEDYFSGNGQVWGLKMSVNFVPNTRDMPLQVWNERGAGGRHVNFDLAGNVMGSHISEFPVGRYKKAHRHGPGAHVTILSGQGYSLLWSESGETIRVDWKPGSVVVPPNQWFHQHFNSGGAPARYLALRWNSWRYNLAALGEDRPVEVSVKDGGTQIEYEDEDPKIHEIFESCLNKVGAPCRMGSMVSWCTQKGVE
- the cysC gene encoding adenylyl-sulfate kinase, whose translation is MTERNAGFAIWIVGLASAGKSTLALLLEERLSREGYPAVVLEPSSGKELWTRMLKELGFGREGKNQITRRLSYMAKLITRVGGIAIVPWISPEQWTREEARKEIGRFVEVFVDCPIELCAQRDDRGFYAAARERVTDLAGVHEPFEPPLNPEVTLHSDRQTLEEEVAVVMGRLKSLGYLP